The sequence GATGTCGGCGGCGTTCCACGGGGTGAGGATCAGGTGGAAGTTGAAGGGCAGGTGGCATTCGGGCGCGTCCGGCGTGCCTGCGTACGTGAGGAGCGTGTCGATCGGCAGGTAGATCTCGCCGACCATCATGCGGTCGTCGAACTCGTCGAGGGCGGCGCGCAGTTCACGGATGTACGCGTGCGTGAGCGGCAGGTCCTGCGTGTGGATGTGCTGCACGCTGTTGTGTTCCGGCTGGCCGGGGCGCCAGTCGGGGTTGCGCGGCTCGTCGCGGTAGTCGGGGTCCTTGGCGAGCAGCCAGATGACGTCCACCCGGAAGCCGTCGACGCCGCGCTGCATCCAGAAGCGCAGGGTGTCGGCCATCTCGCGGCGCACGTCGGGGTTCGCCCAGTTGAGTTCCGGCTGGCCGCTCACGAACTGGTGCAGGTAGTACTGCCCGGTCGCGTCGTCGTACGTCCAGGCGCTCCCGCCGAAGAAGGACTTCCAGTTGTTGGGGACGCCGCCGTCCGGGGCGGGGTCGCGCCACATGTACCAGTCGCGTCTGGGGTTGTCGCGGCTGCTGCGGGCCTCCACGAACCAGGGGTGTTCGTCGCTGGAGTGGTTCGGGACGAAGTCCAGCATGACCTTCAGGCCGCGCGCGTGGGCTTCGCGGACGAGGGTGTCGAAGTCGTCGAGCGTGCCGAAGAGCGGGTCGATGCCTTTGTAGTCGGCGACGTCGTACCCGAAGTCCTTCATGGGGCTGGTGAAGATGGGGCTGAACCAGATGGCGGTCACGCCGAGGCTCGCGAGGTAGTCGAGGCGGGCGGTGACGCCGTTCAGGTCGCCGATGCCGTCGTTGTTGCTGTCCTGGAAGGAGCGGGGGTAGATCTGGTAGATGATGCCGGACTGCCACCATTTCAGCTGGCCTGCGGTGAGGGAGTGCGTCATGCGTCCAGCGTAGCAGAACATTCACTGAATCGTTTCAGACAGGCGGTGGACCTCACACCGGACTTGCCCCGCTTCCGCTCACCGGGCGTCCGCGCCCAGCCGCACCGTCAGGGCCACGCCCGGCGCGCCCGCCGACCCGTCCGGCACCCCGTACCCCAGGTCGCGCCGCAGCGCCCCGGCCGCCCCCGCGTTCCCGCTCAGGGTCGTGCGCGGCAACGCGTGCCGGTCCTCCGACACGATCCGCACGTCCCGGTACCCGGCCGCCTCCAGCCGCGCCTTCACGCGCCGCGCCGTGCCCTGCGGCGCGTCCACGTTCACGAGCGCCACGCTCAGGGCACGAGGGTCGCCGGGGTCCGCGAACTGCTCCTGCACCAGTGCCCGGATGCCCGCCGCGTCCGGCGACCACGTCCCGCCCGGCCCGAACCGGCCCGGCAGCGTCGCCGCACTTACCTTCGGGCCGTGCAGCAGCGCCCCCAGCACCGCCCCGAAGGTGCCGCGCGTCAGGTCCGTGCTGGCGTTGCGGTCGAGCGCGCCCACCACCGCCGGGAGG is a genomic window of Deinococcus aquiradiocola containing:
- a CDS encoding alpha-amylase family glycosyl hydrolase; its protein translation is MTHSLTAGQLKWWQSGIIYQIYPRSFQDSNNDGIGDLNGVTARLDYLASLGVTAIWFSPIFTSPMKDFGYDVADYKGIDPLFGTLDDFDTLVREAHARGLKVMLDFVPNHSSDEHPWFVEARSSRDNPRRDWYMWRDPAPDGGVPNNWKSFFGGSAWTYDDATGQYYLHQFVSGQPELNWANPDVRREMADTLRFWMQRGVDGFRVDVIWLLAKDPDYRDEPRNPDWRPGQPEHNSVQHIHTQDLPLTHAYIRELRAALDEFDDRMMVGEIYLPIDTLLTYAGTPDAPECHLPFNFHLILTPWNAADIRKLVDEYDAAVTRSGSWPNWVLGNHDQHRFATRVGREQYRAAQTLLLTLRGTPTVYYGDELGMEDGFIPADRVVDPAALGQPDVPGVGRDPERTPMQWSAEPHAGFTDAHVQPWLPVAENFTAVNVAAQDVDPASDLNYFRTLTRLRRDSAALTLGTYRSLETGAGQPIQTGPTALTGGSFENTQAGSGVFAFVREHEGERVLVLLNFGAQDVPLTLPELHGASLLLSSQDGAGADTLRGNEAQLWRLA